One genomic window of Paenibacillus xylanilyticus includes the following:
- a CDS encoding ABC transporter ATP-binding protein, whose translation MEERGMEEKEQTDRVEPKLGKKGFKDFVKLIASTEPPKLILIVALILTLIQTTAGLIVPLMTKGLIDGLTMSALNKSVIFLLLGAFVIQAIASGISIYMLNYAGQRVVATLRTKLWNKVLSLPMPYFDRNRTGDTMSRITNDTSQIMTLIADYLVSFVSNIVAVVGGVALLFYLDWVMSLIILSLVPLTLLILLPVGRKMYKISKKQQDEMAGLTSVLSQVISEIRLVKAYGTEQQEAEAGHSRIGKMFAFGLQEAKILALIGPLFTFVMTAVLVVILGVGGMRVASGMLSPGELVAFILLLFQVIMPMGQFTTLYSRLQKVVGATERIQAILAHEEEPQHSVKSAPKGNETIAFNNLHFAYVTGEEVLHGIQLTVPARKVTAIVGPSGSGKSTLFSLLEQFYLPGSGNITYGGQDIRDYSLASWRSKIGYVSQESPLMAGTIKDNITYGLGREASMDEIRHAADMAYSSAFIDSLPQGYETEVGERGIKLSGGQRQRIAIARALLRSPDILMLDEATSSLDSTSEHEVQQALSNLMEGRTTVVIAHRLSTVVDSDQIVVLEQGHVTGTGTHAELISTHPVYRELAQKQFVAQDGKPEPEEY comes from the coding sequence ATGGAGGAACGGGGAATGGAAGAGAAGGAACAGACGGACCGGGTTGAACCGAAGCTGGGGAAAAAAGGATTCAAAGATTTCGTGAAGCTGATTGCTTCCACAGAACCTCCCAAACTCATTTTGATTGTCGCATTGATTCTGACCCTCATTCAGACTACAGCCGGGTTAATTGTTCCACTGATGACCAAAGGTCTGATTGATGGACTAACGATGTCTGCACTTAATAAATCCGTCATTTTTCTCCTGCTTGGCGCTTTTGTCATTCAGGCGATTGCTTCAGGCATCAGCATCTATATGTTGAATTATGCAGGACAACGTGTGGTTGCAACGCTGCGAACGAAGCTGTGGAACAAGGTGTTATCTCTGCCAATGCCATATTTTGATCGTAATCGTACAGGGGATACAATGAGCCGCATCACCAATGATACAAGCCAGATCATGACGCTGATTGCCGATTATCTGGTCTCCTTTGTCTCCAATATCGTTGCGGTGGTGGGCGGGGTGGCTCTGCTATTCTATCTGGATTGGGTGATGTCGCTTATTATCTTGAGCTTGGTGCCGTTAACGCTGCTGATTTTGCTGCCGGTTGGACGTAAAATGTACAAAATCTCCAAAAAGCAGCAGGATGAGATGGCCGGGCTTACTTCCGTGCTGAGCCAGGTTATTAGTGAGATCCGATTGGTAAAAGCGTATGGCACCGAACAACAGGAGGCGGAAGCGGGACATTCCCGCATTGGCAAAATGTTCGCTTTTGGTTTGCAGGAAGCAAAAATCCTGGCGTTGATCGGACCGCTCTTTACCTTTGTCATGACCGCTGTATTAGTTGTTATTCTGGGAGTTGGCGGTATGCGGGTAGCATCTGGCATGTTATCACCCGGGGAACTGGTGGCCTTCATCCTGCTGCTGTTCCAGGTCATTATGCCGATGGGGCAGTTCACGACACTGTATTCGCGTTTGCAAAAGGTGGTCGGGGCAACCGAACGCATTCAGGCTATTCTTGCACATGAAGAAGAACCACAGCACAGTGTGAAGTCAGCTCCAAAAGGCAACGAGACCATTGCATTCAACAACCTGCATTTCGCCTATGTCACAGGAGAAGAAGTACTGCATGGCATTCAACTGACCGTTCCAGCACGTAAAGTGACGGCGATTGTCGGTCCGAGCGGCAGCGGCAAATCAACCCTATTCTCGCTGCTCGAGCAGTTTTACCTTCCTGGTTCGGGTAACATTACCTACGGTGGACAAGACATAAGGGATTATTCGCTCGCCTCCTGGCGCAGCAAGATCGGATATGTTTCACAGGAGAGTCCGCTAATGGCAGGTACCATCAAGGACAACATTACCTATGGGCTTGGACGAGAAGCAAGTATGGACGAGATTCGGCACGCCGCAGACATGGCATACTCGTCCGCATTTATTGATAGCTTGCCCCAGGGTTACGAGACCGAGGTGGGGGAACGTGGAATCAAGCTTTCGGGCGGTCAGCGTCAGCGCATTGCCATAGCCAGGGCTCTGCTGCGCAGTCCGGATATCCTCATGCTTGATGAGGCAACGTCCAGTCTGGACAGTACTTCGGAACATGAAGTGCAGCAAGCCCTTTCGAATTTGATGGAGGGACGGACAACGGTTGTAATTGCGCATCGTTTGTCCACAGTCGTGGATTCGGATCAGATTGTTGTACTGGAGCAGGGCCATGTCACCGGGACGGGTACACATGCAGAGCTAATCAGCACGCATCCGGTATATCGTGAGCTGGCTCAGAAACAATTTGTTGCACAGGATGGGAAGCCAGAGCCCGAGGAGTATTAA
- a CDS encoding SDR family NAD(P)-dependent oxidoreductase — MTYWNNRVALITGGGTGIGRAVSLLLAQKGALVAVNYSRSREAAEETVQQIVDEGGQAFAVQASVASDMEVRKMVAAVTETYGPITALVNNAGITRHIPLQDLESITEDVWNELYDVNVKGMFYCARAVTAGMQQAGGGSIVNLGSIAGSTGSGSSLPYAVSKAAVHGLTLSLAHALSPLIRVNAIVPGAVATRWWAGNEERMNRLAGSLLLQRISSPEDIAHMICAALEQPSMTGQLITVDGGQTL, encoded by the coding sequence ATGACATACTGGAACAACAGAGTAGCCTTAATTACAGGGGGCGGAACAGGCATTGGTCGCGCGGTGAGTCTGCTGCTGGCTCAAAAGGGAGCATTAGTCGCTGTCAACTACTCCCGGTCTCGGGAAGCGGCAGAAGAAACAGTTCAACAGATCGTGGATGAAGGAGGTCAGGCATTCGCTGTTCAAGCCAGCGTTGCTAGTGATATGGAAGTTCGGAAGATGGTGGCTGCAGTTACCGAAACGTATGGCCCCATAACTGCCCTTGTTAACAATGCCGGAATCACCCGGCACATTCCTCTGCAGGATCTGGAATCCATTACGGAGGATGTATGGAATGAACTGTATGATGTGAACGTGAAGGGCATGTTTTATTGCGCTCGTGCAGTGACAGCAGGAATGCAGCAGGCAGGCGGCGGCTCCATTGTGAACCTGGGCAGCATTGCGGGCAGCACAGGTTCCGGCTCGTCCCTCCCTTATGCCGTTTCCAAAGCTGCAGTTCACGGCCTGACCTTATCTCTTGCCCACGCACTCTCACCGCTCATTCGGGTGAATGCCATCGTCCCTGGCGCCGTTGCAACCCGTTGGTGGGCCGGAAACGAGGAGCGAATGAATCGTCTCGCTGGCTCGTTGTTATTACAGAGAATTTCCTCTCCTGAGGATATTGCGCACATGATATGTGCTGCGCTTGAACAGCCATCCATGACCGGACAGCTGATTACCGTAGATGGCGGTCAGACGTTATGA
- a CDS encoding DMT family transporter, with the protein MSPGTQADGSAMKPLKYTICILLTTLIMGTSFPVGKIGMLYAPPFLLMGMRYVLAGGLMAWFLRKRPLPAGWQAWLKIILIGLFQSAGVMGCAYYSMNWITSGESAILTFTNPLLVIIISALLYRLTYRFSQWMGVLLGLAGVLLTFGSHMSFSPGTWIGIGGAVSFAVSTLLIKRWGDRYDTFVLTAYQMLAGGAVLLLLSTWTEQPYFIVNPTSVAVLLWLSLVCSIIQFSLWFYLLQHSDPAQTSSYLFLTPFFGVLSSWILLQEQVEWFVGAGGILIGVGIFLVNRRSSAQKTKERSSELLKHSPPVS; encoded by the coding sequence ATGAGCCCCGGTACTCAAGCTGACGGCAGCGCGATGAAACCATTAAAATATACAATATGCATCTTGTTAACGACATTGATTATGGGTACTTCTTTTCCGGTTGGCAAAATCGGCATGTTGTATGCTCCACCGTTCCTGCTCATGGGCATGCGTTACGTACTGGCAGGGGGCCTGATGGCCTGGTTTCTGCGAAAACGACCTCTACCTGCAGGATGGCAAGCCTGGCTAAAAATTATTTTAATTGGCCTGTTCCAATCTGCTGGAGTGATGGGATGCGCCTATTACAGCATGAACTGGATTACATCCGGTGAATCTGCCATTCTTACCTTTACCAATCCGTTGCTGGTCATTATCATCAGTGCTTTGTTGTATCGGTTAACATATCGCTTCAGCCAGTGGATGGGTGTACTCCTCGGCCTCGCCGGCGTCCTGTTAACCTTTGGCTCGCATATGAGTTTTAGCCCCGGAACCTGGATTGGAATTGGTGGTGCGGTTTCCTTCGCAGTCTCCACATTACTTATTAAACGCTGGGGTGATCGTTACGATACTTTTGTGCTTACCGCGTACCAGATGCTCGCTGGAGGCGCAGTACTGCTTCTGCTTAGCACATGGACTGAACAGCCTTATTTTATTGTGAACCCCACCTCGGTTGCAGTGCTGCTCTGGTTGTCCCTTGTATGCTCCATAATCCAGTTCTCACTCTGGTTCTATTTGCTGCAGCATAGTGACCCCGCCCAAACCAGTTCCTATCTGTTTCTGACACCGTTCTTTGGAGTATTGTCGAGCTGGATTTTACTGCAGGAACAGGTCGAGTGGTTCGTTGGTGCTGGCGGCATACTCATAGGTGTTGGTATTTTTCTGGTCAATCGTCGTTCATCTGCACAGAAAACGAAGGAACGCTCATCTGAACTCCTTAAGCATTCTCCTCCAGTGAGTTGA
- a CDS encoding NCS2 family permease yields MKQGWMTRRLGVEPGDQWKKEIVAGAISYFAVVYIVMVNATILADAGMPLQAAMVGTLLTSIAGCLLMAFGGKSPIVVVPGMGINAFFTYTLVHSMKLSWQEALAVVAVTGILFAIVAFTSLYKLISEAIPKNLQHGITVGIGLFLTFIGLQKSGIVIAHQTTFVAIGHFNDPNVITACVTLVLAVILFIRNIQGGLLISILIGTGLAYVLGAVNPGEPVSAMEALRQYGGLFGELSLMKLADIAFWIAVFLLLLIVVFENIGLITAQTQMIDRPQRFKGSLRALSISTVLAGIFGSSPPVAAAETTAGIAAGGRTGLTPLVTAVLFGATFFFIPLLGYIPDSAIAPILIIIGGLMVQGVKDMDFGDFTEAFPAFLIMVMIPFTYSIVDGMAFGFIAYPLAKLAAGQGKQVPVVMYGIAILFLANFVLHGVL; encoded by the coding sequence ATGAAACAAGGTTGGATGACCAGACGTCTCGGTGTGGAGCCGGGGGACCAGTGGAAAAAAGAGATTGTGGCGGGAGCCATCTCCTATTTTGCTGTCGTTTATATCGTGATGGTCAATGCTACAATTCTGGCAGATGCCGGCATGCCTTTACAGGCAGCGATGGTAGGCACACTGCTGACGTCTATTGCGGGTTGCTTGCTGATGGCATTCGGAGGTAAGTCACCTATTGTGGTTGTACCCGGAATGGGGATCAATGCATTTTTCACGTACACACTCGTACATTCCATGAAGCTGAGCTGGCAGGAAGCACTGGCCGTGGTGGCTGTTACAGGTATACTTTTTGCAATCGTTGCATTTACATCACTATATAAATTGATCAGCGAAGCCATACCGAAAAACCTGCAGCATGGGATTACGGTGGGCATTGGTCTGTTTTTGACCTTCATTGGTTTGCAGAAAAGCGGAATTGTTATCGCTCATCAGACGACATTTGTAGCGATCGGGCATTTCAATGATCCTAATGTTATTACGGCCTGCGTGACACTGGTGCTTGCTGTGATTCTATTCATACGTAATATTCAGGGCGGACTTCTCATCAGTATTCTGATCGGGACTGGACTTGCCTATGTGCTAGGTGCAGTGAACCCGGGTGAACCCGTGTCCGCGATGGAAGCGCTGCGTCAATACGGCGGGTTGTTTGGCGAATTGTCCCTGATGAAGCTGGCAGATATTGCGTTCTGGATTGCTGTCTTTTTGCTGCTGCTGATTGTCGTATTCGAGAATATCGGATTGATTACGGCTCAGACGCAAATGATTGATCGCCCGCAGCGTTTCAAAGGCAGCCTGCGCGCTCTGTCGATCAGTACGGTATTGGCAGGTATATTCGGGAGCAGCCCTCCTGTAGCTGCGGCAGAGACCACGGCCGGCATTGCAGCAGGCGGACGCACGGGCTTGACACCGCTCGTTACAGCCGTGCTGTTCGGGGCGACTTTTTTCTTCATTCCGCTGCTCGGGTATATTCCGGACAGTGCAATAGCCCCCATTTTGATCATCATTGGCGGTTTGATGGTGCAAGGTGTGAAGGATATGGATTTTGGTGACTTTACAGAGGCATTCCCGGCATTTCTGATTATGGTCATGATTCCCTTTACGTATAGCATTGTGGACGGCATGGCGTTTGGTTTCATTGCCTATCCACTGGCGAAGCTGGCCGCAGGTCAGGGGAAACAGGTGCCTGTGGTCATGTATGGCATTGCCATTCTTTTTCTGGCCAACTTTGTACTGCATGGCGTATTGTAA
- a CDS encoding ThiF family adenylyltransferase — MLHQFSRTELAIGPEGLDALKNSTVAVLGIGGVGGIAVEALARSGVGRIILIDKDVVDITNVNRQIHALTTTVGQKKADLMVDRVKLINPEIDAIALNMFYTEETYEELFKYELDYVLDASDTIIYKIHLIKECLKRKIPVISSMGAANKMDPTKFQVADISKTSMDPIARVVRTKLRKEGIKKGVKVVFSTEEPLKPREDVTQKIVPENAPEIRKAKQPPASNAFVPPVAGLIMVSVAVKELIENAAKKQQ; from the coding sequence ATGCTCCATCAATTTTCAAGAACAGAGCTGGCAATCGGACCTGAAGGTCTGGATGCTCTGAAAAATAGTACAGTTGCCGTGCTTGGTATTGGCGGCGTGGGCGGTATAGCCGTTGAAGCCCTTGCTCGCAGCGGGGTTGGACGCATCATCCTGATCGATAAGGATGTGGTGGACATCACCAACGTTAACCGCCAGATTCACGCGTTGACCACGACCGTTGGTCAGAAAAAAGCCGATCTGATGGTGGACCGGGTCAAGCTCATTAACCCTGAGATTGATGCCATCGCCTTGAACATGTTTTACACGGAAGAAACGTATGAGGAACTCTTTAAATACGAACTGGATTATGTCCTGGATGCATCCGACACGATCATCTACAAAATCCATCTCATCAAGGAATGCCTCAAACGTAAGATTCCGGTGATCTCCAGCATGGGTGCGGCGAACAAAATGGACCCTACGAAATTCCAGGTTGCGGATATTTCTAAAACGTCCATGGACCCGATTGCCCGTGTGGTTCGCACAAAACTGCGCAAAGAAGGCATCAAAAAAGGGGTCAAAGTGGTTTTCTCTACGGAGGAGCCATTAAAGCCACGTGAAGATGTTACTCAAAAGATCGTTCCTGAGAACGCACCGGAAATTCGCAAGGCGAAACAGCCACCAGCGAGCAACGCGTTTGTTCCTCCGGTAGCTGGCCTGATCATGGTCAGTGTGGCAGTCAAGGAATTGATTGAAAATGCAGCGAAAAAACAACAGTAA
- a CDS encoding HelD family protein: MSDSFQSAYQEEEYRLERTMEEVDRQLERLKNIPVYTGHDFTEQVLEAGREERRTALSKSAQQPYFGRLDFEEQGSGERKPLYIGKVGVDREEVGEHPLVIDWRAPVASLFYSFTGGEASATYDAPEGLIEGLVYLKRNVVIRQRILERVADTYNRDSDQPAVSDEFLVYRLGENKDNKLRDIVSTIQAEQDQIIRAARNTALIIQGVAGSGKTTVALHRLAFLLYQYKEQVSAEKMVIFAPNHMFLDYISDVLPELGVGDIQQRTFPDWAMNLLGLEMPLADTSETLNTWFETPEARPELNDDVPGRYKGSIRFMKLIQEWLSGMEEESVPDLDFTPWDGAVLSKAEIESWFSEEYKHYPLAKRKERVMARIHRWIEMELKKPCPESVRKERKKKAATREKAYAKKWPQYEPLTLYKQLFKAAKGGSVPASLSSLIPKGVMKQTTADLKQDVIREEDLPALVYIHTLIHDIEGAERFDHVVIDEAQDFSPFHVALLDLFVKGHSFTILGDLSQGIHEYRGVHAWEEMSTLFPDEQNAYFALTRSYRSTMEIIDYANTILEHGVKSGITAIPVFRSGDPVRTLPYEGEGRTKSLERALKLLTVKDYRTVSILTRTLHEAVELHRELLDAGWELNLIDGGKKQYTGGHSVLPVYLSKGLEFDAVIVADADEQHYLSNAGDAKLLYVGCTRALHELWLFHDGDLPSYAAATHHSEGEPVTIQGWPDSDTE, from the coding sequence ATGTCAGACAGCTTTCAAAGTGCCTATCAAGAAGAAGAGTACAGGTTAGAGCGAACGATGGAGGAAGTGGATCGTCAGCTGGAACGGCTGAAGAATATACCGGTGTATACTGGCCACGATTTCACCGAACAAGTGCTGGAAGCCGGACGCGAAGAGCGCCGCACCGCCTTGTCCAAGAGCGCGCAGCAACCCTATTTCGGACGCTTGGATTTCGAAGAACAGGGCAGCGGGGAACGGAAGCCGCTGTACATTGGCAAAGTCGGCGTAGACCGCGAAGAGGTGGGAGAGCATCCGCTCGTCATCGATTGGCGTGCTCCGGTCGCGAGCCTGTTTTACTCATTTACGGGAGGGGAAGCCTCCGCAACCTACGATGCACCCGAAGGTTTGATTGAAGGACTGGTCTATCTAAAACGTAACGTGGTTATCCGGCAGCGGATATTGGAGCGCGTTGCGGATACATACAACCGGGATAGCGATCAGCCGGCCGTATCGGATGAGTTTCTCGTCTATCGGCTGGGAGAGAACAAGGATAACAAGCTTCGTGACATCGTATCCACTATTCAGGCAGAACAGGATCAGATCATTCGCGCCGCAAGGAACACGGCATTGATCATTCAAGGTGTAGCGGGTTCGGGAAAAACAACCGTTGCCCTGCACCGGCTGGCCTTTTTGCTGTATCAGTACAAAGAGCAGGTATCTGCGGAGAAGATGGTTATCTTCGCACCCAACCACATGTTCCTCGATTACATCTCGGATGTACTCCCGGAACTCGGCGTCGGAGATATTCAGCAGCGCACATTCCCGGATTGGGCGATGAATCTACTAGGATTAGAGATGCCACTGGCAGATACGTCGGAGACATTGAATACCTGGTTTGAAACGCCGGAAGCACGTCCCGAATTGAATGATGACGTACCTGGGCGCTATAAGGGCTCGATACGCTTCATGAAACTCATTCAGGAATGGCTGTCAGGCATGGAGGAGGAATCGGTACCCGATCTGGACTTCACTCCCTGGGACGGTGCGGTACTTAGCAAGGCAGAGATCGAAAGCTGGTTTAGCGAAGAATACAAGCACTATCCACTGGCTAAACGTAAGGAGCGCGTGATGGCGCGTATCCACCGCTGGATCGAAATGGAGCTCAAGAAGCCTTGTCCCGAGAGCGTTCGCAAAGAACGCAAAAAGAAAGCAGCGACACGTGAAAAAGCATACGCCAAAAAGTGGCCCCAATATGAACCGCTTACGCTGTATAAACAGCTGTTCAAGGCCGCTAAGGGTGGCTCAGTGCCTGCTTCACTAAGCAGTCTTATTCCCAAAGGTGTGATGAAGCAGACGACAGCAGATCTGAAGCAGGATGTTATTCGTGAAGAGGATCTGCCTGCGCTCGTTTATATTCACACCCTTATTCATGATATTGAAGGAGCGGAACGATTCGATCATGTCGTGATTGATGAAGCGCAGGATTTCTCACCATTTCACGTCGCTCTGCTGGATCTGTTTGTCAAAGGACATTCCTTCACCATCCTGGGTGACTTGTCCCAGGGCATTCATGAGTATCGCGGGGTTCATGCGTGGGAAGAGATGAGTACCCTGTTTCCCGACGAGCAGAATGCTTACTTTGCCTTGACCCGTAGCTATCGGTCCACCATGGAAATTATTGATTATGCCAATACGATACTGGAACATGGGGTCAAAAGCGGGATTACAGCCATCCCTGTCTTCCGGAGCGGGGATCCGGTTAGAACATTACCCTATGAGGGTGAAGGAAGAACGAAGAGTCTTGAACGGGCTTTAAAGCTCTTAACGGTAAAAGACTACCGCACCGTATCCATTCTGACGCGTACCCTGCATGAAGCGGTTGAGCTTCATCGTGAACTTCTGGATGCGGGATGGGAACTGAACCTGATTGATGGCGGCAAAAAGCAATACACAGGTGGACATTCCGTTTTACCTGTCTATCTGTCCAAGGGACTAGAGTTTGATGCGGTTATTGTGGCAGACGCGGATGAGCAGCATTACTTGTCTAATGCGGGCGACGCTAAGCTGCTGTATGTAGGCTGTACACGGGCATTGCACGAGCTGTGGCTGTTCCATGACGGTGACCTGCCGTCTTATGCGGCGGCAACACATCATTCGGAAGGCGAACCGGTAACCATTCAGGGTTGGCCGGACAGTGACACCGAATAA
- a CDS encoding LysR family transcriptional regulator — protein sequence MESGDLRIFQCVAQEGNLTKAASKLGYVQSNVTARIRHLEAEVGTKLFIRHNRGMTLSPAGEMLMSYADKIIGLLNDASKALQATSAPLGPLRIGSTQTAAAVRLPELFAAYYRQYPDVSLSLTTGNSQELIDQVIGYELEGAFIGCACDHPEITSLDVFDEELFVVSSGVMPEDELTRKPILVYSMGCSYRQTLEEWLLSCGVNRPIIMEFGTLEAIISGVASGMGISLLPEIVIRQQMNSGILRKHSLPAGMSRMMTRFITRKDAFVSSALGAFMAMLPRDYDMIESREY from the coding sequence ATGGAGAGCGGAGATCTTCGAATATTTCAATGTGTGGCACAGGAAGGAAACTTGACGAAAGCTGCTTCGAAGCTGGGATATGTGCAATCCAACGTCACGGCCCGGATCAGACATCTGGAAGCAGAGGTGGGCACCAAGCTGTTCATTCGTCACAACCGGGGAATGACGTTATCTCCAGCCGGAGAGATGCTAATGAGTTATGCAGATAAAATCATTGGTCTGCTGAACGATGCTTCCAAAGCGCTTCAGGCGACAAGTGCGCCATTGGGTCCATTGCGAATAGGCTCTACGCAGACTGCAGCAGCCGTGCGATTGCCCGAACTTTTTGCAGCATATTATAGGCAATATCCCGACGTGTCCTTGTCACTGACCACTGGGAATTCGCAAGAGCTTATAGACCAGGTTATCGGGTATGAATTGGAAGGTGCATTTATTGGTTGTGCCTGCGATCATCCCGAGATCACATCTCTGGATGTATTTGATGAAGAACTGTTTGTGGTTTCATCTGGTGTAATGCCAGAAGATGAGCTCACTCGTAAACCGATCCTTGTCTACAGCATGGGATGTTCCTACCGCCAGACGTTAGAGGAGTGGTTGCTATCCTGCGGAGTAAATCGCCCAATAATCATGGAATTTGGCACACTGGAAGCCATTATCAGTGGTGTAGCATCGGGAATGGGCATCTCGTTGTTACCGGAGATTGTTATTCGTCAGCAGATGAATAGCGGCATACTTCGCAAGCATTCGCTTCCCGCGGGCATGAGCCGGATGATGACTCGTTTTATTACACGCAAGGATGCATTTGTCAGCAGTGCGCTCGGTGCATTTATGGCTATGCTGCCGCGGGATTATGATATGATAGAGAGTAGAGAATATTGA